Genomic segment of Panicum virgatum strain AP13 chromosome 9N, P.virgatum_v5, whole genome shotgun sequence:
tactataaaatagtaaaattcttttttatatgatagagacttctgaaaaaagttcTGGAGCCAAATAACACCTAAGCATGCAGCCCACAAGCTGGttgtgtaggccggccggctggtCTCCCACACGAGGTGGCAGTCGATCGGTTGGTTTTTAACTGCCTCTGCATGCCTAGAAGCTGAAGGAAATTAAGGCCGTGTTTAATTTCACGCGCAAAATTTTTTGCGTCGGAATCTTGTTAatttggagtactaaatgaagttttttataaaactttttgaacatatggattgtaaatcacgaatctaattatgctaattaatctataattagctaatggttactgtagcatcactgttgcaaatcatggattaagtaggctcattagattcgactcgcgatttacagctcattcatgcaaaaagttttgtaaatagactttatttagtactccatgcatgtgtcgaaacattcgatgtgatatttttttatatttacggGGTGAGATCTAAACAGAGCCTCAAGGAAATAACGATGTGAGCagtaaaaaaatattacaaCTCTACTACTAGGGTTAGGGTGAAAGCCTTATCTGTTGTCTTCTGTTAAaagtaaggatggattcggatgtttaTTCGAATGTTAGATTTTTgatcatttttcttcgattatggacaaatacgatatagaatttactatgtaaattcatagccttgtatttaacattgatcttgtaaagattcataaaaactaaacctcaaatttatcatatatattctcaaataatagatataaaaattcgaatacggatcggatacggattcgaATCTTTTTTCGCCTTTtaaattgtagggagcaaataatacataaaaaatctatacaaaattttattcttatgtgtaataatatgcttgataatataaaaaaagattagcataaaattttaagcatatctattttaaaatattaaatttgttcTAAAAATTCGGATGTCTAGATCCATCCTTAGTCAAAAGCCTCACGAAGGCGTTCACACGATCACACCCACTTTGTCAAACCGCGTCCTCACCTATCTCtcttcgtcgtcgtcctccgggaggcgcgcggcgagcAACGGGCGCCGTGGCTGTATTGCTGCCTGTAATAGAAGAAACACAGTAGAGTAGTACACGTGCGCGGTGAGCAGTCGTCGGATTTGCGAGTAGCAATGCAAGAATCTGACGGAGGATCAGTAGGAGCCTACTCCTCGTACAGAGTACCATCCCAGCATATATCTCCATGGTTATGTTCGGCAGCTCCAGTAgcctccagcccaacagtattttcctcttaCACCACTTCAGCACCAGTTTCTAGCCACTAGCCAGCTAacattatttttctctcacaccactccatcCACCAGCTAcagctccagcccagcgaacagagtgtTTAAAATTTCTccctccaaacttcactattcacctatcacatcaaatctcttACCTTATGCacagagcattaaatgtaggtaaataaaaaaaatctaattgtatagttttgatgtacacgacgagacgaattttttgagtctagttaggtaATAGTAAGATAATAATTAtcacaaataaatgaaaagtgctacagtgctaCTGGGCTGTGGCGGCGTGGCGCCCACGCCGATCGATCCATCCACGCAAATAATGCCTGGACTCTTCTGCCCCGGACTGGACCACAGGGCCAGCGAGATGATgcagtgcagcagcagcagcgtcctCTCTCCTGTCCTGTGTGCATGCCATTGCCATTGCCAGCAGCGGGCGACCAGCGAGCATGCAGCTCTAGCTATCTGCATGGCTCCAACCTGTGTTGTGTGTAGCTGGAGGCGGCATTGCCGCCTTGCATCAGTTATTCAGTTGCAGCGACCACGCAGGCCGGGATGATGGGCCTCGTTTGGTTGAAGCTGTGCTATTTTATTCTATAAGAGAATCTTTTATACATAAAATAGTAAATGAAGTTAAtttacaaaatctttttagagatgggtgtaacttttcgcgacgaatctaatgacggtaattaatcgatgatttgctacggtgatgctacagtaatcattctctacTCGCACGGTCagaggtctcattagattcttcaaggtCGCTAGCACGAGTGTTCTGAAGTTAGTTTGGTAAACTGGCTTTATTTGACACTATAATTAACGGTCAAAATATCACTATTTACTAGCACACTACAAACCAAACGGGATGATATGTATCCGGATGCATGCCGTGCCCATGCATGCGATGCGCCGCCGCATGCATCGCAACGGCCTGCTTGTCAACATTCTGCATTCGTACCGTGACTAGAGCAAGGATGGAAGAAGAATTCGTGTGGAAATGGATTTGAATATTTTGGATATCCAGGTTCCGTTTCCATCAATGACGGCACGATGTCCTGCTACGAGCTCCCCACGCACACTAATGGTCTTGTTTGTTTGACTAGCACAATTTGCGCTACAAAAAAAATctagcatgcatggagtattaaataaaatttatttgcaaaaccttttcacatattggtgtaatttttcgagacgaatctaatgaatcaaGTTTcaccatgattggctacagtgaccATCATCTAattatgcggtcaaagacctcattagactCTTCTCGCGTAGTAGCGCAGGAGTTGTGGAGGTAGTTTCGTAAAttgtctttatttaatatttttaattaataGTCAAAGTTGTCTACAGTAGCGTGTGCTAGTAAACCAGACAGCCAATTTTTACATGCATACAATTTCTGCATGCATACAAacaaggccttgtttagttcactTTGCACTTTGCGTTTTGCGTTTTGTATTTTTACACaggaatcttcaatatttgaagtattaaatgtagactaattataaaactaattacagatctcgtctgtaaactacgagacgaatctaataagcctaattagagGATCATTAGAGCGTGCttcactgtagcaatttagtgtctaatcacgtcctaattaggctcattagattcgtctcgcgatttacagtccatttttgtaatgcgatttattttttaactacatttagtacaccatacaagtgatttataaaaaatttacgTTTTGCGTTTACAGGATTAAAACAAGGCCAAGGCCTTGAAATCGCAGGACCTTGATAGAAACAACTGACGATATTATTAGTGAAAGCAAGGGAAATGTATCATCAATCCAAAGAGATATAATAATGGAGTGCTGGGTGATGATTGGGGGATGGAGGAGTGAGAGCTGCGGCCACAACACAACCATCAACCAAACATGTGATGCCGgtgagggaagggaagggaggcATCTATCAGGTGGAGTGGACCTAACCATCATTTGCACATGCATGCAGATGCACATGCTGACATGCATGCAGATTCGGAAGCATCTGGGTTGACCATATTCCTCCAGTCCTCGTGGTCATGTGTTGTGGGGCCCTGCCCCGATCGAGGCGCGAGTGGCCCAAAACAACCGCACGTTCGCAGCGCAGCCAAAGGCCGGCAGGAGGTGCAAACGAGTCGGTCGGCACTAGTGTACTGTATTTGTATGATCCATCAGTATCCGGTCTGTCTCGCAGCTCTCCAGCTTCTTCAAAAACAATTTCAGCTCCGGCTCCTCAATTGGAGTAACTTCTTTCGTGAATCTAAAGTTGTTCGAAAATTATTTAGCAAAATAGAAGAGGCAAAATGATCAATTTAGCCTTGAATTTATCTTTTTCTTCCCTTTCTATTCCTTCCTTAATACACCGTCTCCCCGCTATCCTGAGCCGAGCCCTCGTCTACTCTGCTGCAGCCAGTCTGCCAGTGTCCAAGGGACATCCTTGGGATCCTACTGAGGTGGACAAGGAGGAGCCGTGCCAAGCCAAGGGAAATCGTTCCGGAGAGGGTAAAGTTCGTGGCTCCACCGTCGGAGAGGGTAAAGTTCGTTGTGTTCGGCTGGCTACAAGCCTGCGGGCTACAGTCGGCTGGGCTGCAAACGACGGGCTGCAGCTGCCTCGTGTTGTGTGCTGGCTGGCTGCAGTCGTACCTCCAGCTCAGCAGGTCTGTAGCCCGGAATGGGGTTTGGGGTGGAGCTAGGTAGGCTCTGGGGAGAGCTCGGCATCCACGTTAAAAAGAAAACTCAATATTAATAATCAAATTTTTATCTTAATACTAATGCTTGTATATATCTAGAGAGGCTTGTAGACAAAGTGAGGAAGCTGCAGACGGCGTGGACACCTACTACGAACCATATCCAATGCAAGCAAAGCAAGCTCCGAGCCAGAACGACCAAAGGCTTGGGTACATACACAGTACTAAGAAAACTCAAATTTTTGTCGTGTCGCCCGGGGAtgcgccgccggctccggcttGGTCGCCGTTCCCGCGAGCCACGCCCGTGCGCGCATTTGCAGGCACGCGCACGGGCACGGGCGCACGGCGCAGTCAATGCCTTGCAACAATTCCGCCTCCGCCCAAAATTAAActgccttttttctttttgccccGATCGGCGATCGGTGACTAGATCTGGGCAAAcgtcgggttgggtcgggttcgggccgggtcacgggtcgcataggacggcccgcgcccgacccgtacctatcaccgggtcgggttgggtcgggttcgggccgggtcacgggtcgcataggacggcccgcgcccgacccgtacctatcaccgggtcgggtcgggttggcccgtgcaccctgcgcgggcgtgtcgggtcgggttttttttgggttgggtcgggttttttggcctttggatcgggtttttcgggttgggtcgggttttgggttaaaaatcacggcccgtgtcgggcccgttgattgttgcggatcaaaaaatacggcccgcgcccacccgtcacgtagctcgggtcgggtttttttcgggcaggttgggtcgggttgttcgggtcgggtgacccatgcccaggtctatcGGTGACTAGTGGTGGTAGTACTCGAGCTTCTTCATGCGAGGCCCCCGAGCTTTATATAAATGCCGGGTCGGCGCCTTaactcccccccccccgatcGAGCCgagcctcctctctcctccctccctcccgtcCATGCTGCAGGCGGTGCGGTACCTGCTGGGCTCCCCCGGCGCGACGGGCTTCGGCTCCAAGTCGACGGCCGAGGACGTGACGGCCGCGTGCCCGGACCTCGCCGCGCTCACCGCCATCATCACCGGCGCCACGTCGGGCATCGGGGCCGAGACGGCGCGGGTCCTCGCCAAGCGCGGCGCGCGGGTGGTCATCCCGGCGCGGAGCGTCAAGGCCGCCGAGGACATGCGCGCGCGCATCCGCGCCGAGTGCCCCGGCGCCGACGTCCTGGTGCTGCCGCTCGACCTCAGCTCGCTCGCCTCCGTCCGCGCCTTCGCCGACCGCTTCCTCGCGCTCGGCCTCCCGCTCCACCTCCTCATGTACACGCGCGTTTCCTCCCATTCCTTTCCAttgctttcctttcctttcctttccttgaaTATAATTGACCGACGACGGTGGAGCAGAAACAATGCCGGCAAGTTCTCGCACGGGCAGCTGGCGCTCTCGGAGGACGGTGTCGAGATGACCTTCGCCACCAACTACCTCGGTAAGCCACCAGcacggagcagcagcagcagcaccgatATGAATATGATCCAAGGAAGGAATTGACTGACGATCGATGtatatatgatgatgatgatgattggaTTCCTCTGAAATATAATCATCGATGAGCAAGCAGGGCACTTCCTGCTGACGAAGCTGCTGCTGGGGCGGAtggcggagacggcggcggcgacgggcgtgCAGGGCCGCATCGTGAACGTGTCGTCCAGCGTGCACGGCTGGTTCGCCGGCGACTGGGCCGAGTACCTGGACCTCGTCACCCGACGCAAGATGTGAGTTGCTTTTCCTTGTTCCTGCTCCTTAATTGACATGTTTGTTTTGTGGAAccaaatattaaataaaaccatgcacagTGCCTACGACGCGACGCAGGCGTACGCGGTGTCGAAGCTCGCCAACGTGCTGCACACCAGGGAGCTCGCCGCGCGCCTGCAGGTGAGTGCGTGCCTTCTTCTCACATTGCCATGCATGTCATGGCGTTGCTGAGCTTGCCTTCAATTTGTATCGATCAGGAAACGGGCGCCAACGTGACGGTGAACTGCGTCCACCCGGGCATCGTCAGGACCCGCCTCaaccgcgaccgcgacggcaTCC
This window contains:
- the LOC120691288 gene encoding short-chain dehydrogenase TIC 32 B, chloroplastic-like gives rise to the protein MLQAVRYLLGSPGATGFGSKSTAEDVTAACPDLAALTAIITGATSGIGAETARVLAKRGARVVIPARSVKAAEDMRARIRAECPGADVLVLPLDLSSLASVRAFADRFLALGLPLHLLINNAGKFSHGQLALSEDGVEMTFATNYLGHFLLTKLLLGRMAETAAATGVQGRIVNVSSSVHGWFAGDWAEYLDLVTRRKIAYDATQAYAVSKLANVLHTRELAARLQETGANVTVNCVHPGIVRTRLNRDRDGILTDLVFLLLSKLLKTIPQAAATTCYVAAHPRVAGVSGRYFADCNEALPSPAATNRHEAARLWRISEAIVDGTAAT